Proteins from a genomic interval of Pecten maximus chromosome 13, xPecMax1.1, whole genome shotgun sequence:
- the LOC117340511 gene encoding uncharacterized protein LOC117340511: protein MGYGKKIVYGKNIVYGKNIIYGKKIVNGKKVVYGSKIVYGKKMGYGKKYDLCDVVVDVVVGGDVVIDVVASDVVVDVVVGGDVVIDVVGDVVVDAVVCNEIVDVVGDEVADIVVDAVVGFDVSVDVVVVDVVVDVVVDDTVEVIDVAVDCEVVVLAADVVVPVEDVVTAVFEDGAVVVVGDVVVLVDELEVGEVVEVNGEVVVGVVVVVVVGVVVVVGVVVVVGVVVVIGVVVVVGVVVVVGVEVVVGVVVVVGVVVVVGVVVVVVIVGVVVVVGVVVVVGVVVVVGVVVVVGVVVVVGAVVVVGVVVVVGVVVVVGVVVVVGVVVVVGVVVVVGVAVIVGVVVVVGVVVVVGVVVVVGVVVVVGVVVVVGVVVVVGVVVVVGVVVVVGVVVVVGVVVVVGVVVVVGVVVVVGVVVIVGVVVVVGVVVVVVVGVVVMVGVVVVVGVVVVVAVVVVDVVDAVEVVDDSVVVCGVDVVAIVCDAVEDNDVIGVDVANVGSPINREKYIDVQTFYRLFRGQEYLSWSVDRDSSTRCKPHAAQFNSCTRIEVLLST from the exons tGATGtagttgttgatgttgttgttggtggtgaCGTAGTTATAGATGTTGTTGCTAGTGATGtagttgttgatgttgttgttggtggtgaCGTAGTTATAGATGTTGTTGGTGATGTAGTTGTTGATGCAGTGGTTTGTAATGAAATTGTAGATGTAGTTGGCGATGAAGTCGCCGATATAGTAGTTGATGCAGTTGTTGGATTTgatgtaagtgttgatgtaGTAGTTGTCGACGTGGTCGTTGATGTAGTTGTGGATGATACGGTAGAAGTTATTGATGTAGCAGTTGATTGTGAAGTTGTAGTACTTGCTGCTGATGTAGTAGTACCCGTTGAAGATGTTGTAACAGCAGTTTTCG AAGATGGTGCAGTAGTCGTAGTGGGTGATGTAGTCGTACTTGTTGATGAACTCGAAGTTGGTGAAGTAGTCGAAGTTAATGGTGAAGTCGTAGTTGGCGTAGTAGTTGTAGTCGTAGTCGGTGTGGTAGTGGTGGTCGGTGTGGTAGTGGTGGTCGGTGTAGTAGTCGTAATCGGTGTGGTAGTGGTAGTCGGTGTGGTAGTGGTAGTCGGTGTGGAAGTCGTGGTCGGTGTGGTGGTCGTAGTCGGTGTGGTAGTCGTTGTCGGTGTGGTAGTCGTGGTAGTCATTGTCGGTGTGGTAGTCGTAGTTGGTGTGGTGGTCGTTGTCGGTGTGGTAGTCGTGGTCGGTGTGGTAGTCGTAGTCGGTGTGGTAGTCGTAGTCGGTGCGGTGGTCGTAGTTGGTGTGGTGGTCGTAGTCGGTGTGGTTGTTGTGGTCGGTGTGGTAGTCGTTGTCGGTGTGGTAGTCGTGGTCGGTGTGGTAGTCGTGGTCGGTGTGGCAGTCATTGTCGGTGTGGTAGTCGTAGTCGGTGTGGTAGTGGTGGTCGGTGTGGTTGTCGTAGTCGGTGTGGTTGTCGTGGTCGGTGTGGTTGTCGTAGTCGGTGTGGTTGTCGTGGTCGGTGTGGTTGTCGTAGTCGGTGTGGTTGTCGTGGTCGGTGTGGTTGTCGTTGTCGGTGTGGTTGTCGTGGTCGGTGTGGTAGTCGTTGTCGGTGTGGTAGTCGTGGTCGGTGTAGTAGTCATTGTCGGTGTGGTAGTCGTGGTCGGTGTAGTAGTCGTTGTCGTGGTCGGTGTGGTTGTCATGGTTGGTGTGGTAGTCGTAGTCGGTGTGGTAGTCGTTGTCGCAGTTGTTGTAGTAGATGTAGTCGATGCCGTAGAAGTTGTTGATGATTCAGTCGTAGTTTGCGGAGTTGACGTAGTTGCAATAGTTTGCGATGCAGTAGAAGATAACGATGTGATAGGTGTTGATGTTGCAAATGTAGGATCTCCTATAAATCGAgaaaaatacattgatgtacaaa CTTTTTATCggctgttccgtggacaggaaTATCTCAGCTGGTCCGTAGACAGGGATAGTTCAACTCGATGTAAGCCTCATGCTGCCCAGTTTAACTCTTGTACTCGGATTGAAGTTCTCCTGTCTACGTga